The following coding sequences lie in one Actinomyces capricornis genomic window:
- the dapE gene encoding succinyl-diaminopimelate desuccinylase has translation MSAPIPASPHPSPLALRLPSLSGPDAATPAQIALALVDAFSVSGCEGPLADAVQEALEALPHLQVLRHGNTVVARTSLGRPERVVIAGHLDTVPVSHHTGNVPGRLEEREGQEVIWGRGSVDMKGGVAVLLHLAATLSSPSRDATWVFYDNEEVTSDLNGLGRVLRERPEWLEADFAVLAEPTGAQIEGGCNGTLRLILTVHGLAAHSGRSWRGVNAVHAAAPLIERAATAPVREVEVEGLVYREGFSVVDIAAGIAMNTIPDRCRLSVNYRFAPDLSAQEALDRALRILAGLPADGDEHAPVITAGSGEVEVVVDDLSPAARPGLETPMAAELIEAVRARGGDVGPKYGWTDVARFSAAGIPAINLGPGDPMLCHTDDEHCPVNQIEDVAAILRTWLS, from the coding sequence ATGAGCGCCCCGATCCCCGCCTCACCGCACCCGTCGCCCCTGGCCCTCCGCCTGCCGTCCCTGAGCGGCCCCGATGCGGCCACCCCCGCCCAGATCGCCCTGGCCCTCGTGGACGCCTTCAGCGTCTCGGGCTGTGAGGGCCCCCTGGCCGACGCCGTCCAGGAGGCGCTGGAGGCCCTGCCCCACCTTCAGGTGCTGCGCCACGGCAACACGGTGGTGGCCCGCACCAGCCTGGGGCGCCCCGAGCGCGTGGTCATCGCCGGGCACCTGGACACCGTGCCCGTCTCCCACCACACCGGCAATGTGCCCGGGCGCCTGGAGGAGCGCGAGGGTCAGGAGGTCATCTGGGGGCGCGGCAGCGTGGACATGAAGGGCGGCGTGGCCGTGCTCCTCCACCTGGCCGCCACGCTGAGCAGTCCCAGTCGCGACGCCACCTGGGTCTTCTACGACAACGAGGAGGTCACCAGTGACCTCAACGGCCTGGGGCGGGTGCTGCGCGAGCGGCCCGAGTGGCTGGAGGCGGACTTCGCGGTGCTGGCCGAGCCCACCGGGGCCCAGATCGAGGGCGGGTGCAATGGCACCCTGCGCCTCATCCTGACCGTCCACGGCCTGGCCGCCCACTCGGGGCGCTCCTGGCGCGGCGTCAACGCGGTCCATGCCGCAGCCCCGCTCATCGAGCGGGCCGCCACCGCCCCGGTGCGCGAGGTGGAGGTGGAGGGACTGGTCTACCGGGAGGGCTTCTCCGTGGTGGACATCGCCGCGGGCATAGCCATGAACACGATCCCCGACCGCTGCCGCCTGAGCGTCAACTACCGCTTCGCCCCCGACCTCAGCGCCCAGGAGGCCCTGGACCGCGCTCTGCGCATCCTGGCGGGGCTGCCCGCCGACGGCGATGAGCACGCCCCCGTCATCACTGCCGGCTCGGGGGAGGTTGAGGTCGTCGTCGACGACCTGTCCCCTGCGGCCCGCCCCGGCCTGGAGACGCCCATGGCCGCCGAGCTCATCGAGGCCGTGCGCGCCCGGGGCGGGGACGTGGGCCCCAAGTACGGGTGGACCGACGTCGCCCGCTTCTCCGCCGCCGGCATCCCGGCCATCAACCTGGGCCCCGGCGACCCCATGCTCTGCCACACCGACGACGAGCACTGCCCCGTGAACCAGATCGAGGACGTCGCCGCCATCCTGCGCACCTGGCTGAGCTGA